The Candidatus Lernaella stagnicola sequence TTTGGTGGTGGCCACGGCGGTGCGCACGCCTCCCCGGCGCAGGCGCGTCAAGGTCTCACGCACGCCGGGAAACACGACCGTGTAGTCGGCGCAATGACGAAAAAAGATGTCCTTGTACGTCGCCACGGCCCGAGCCAGCGCGGCCTCGTCGCTACCGGGGGCCAATTGCCGCATCATGCTGATCAACGGACGGCCGATGAGTGCCGCGGCGTCGCGTTCGGTTGCCGCCACGCCCAATTCAACCTGCATGGCGCGTACGAGGGCCGCAGCGATGTCGCGACGCGAGTCGATCAACGTCATATCCAGGTCACAGATCAGTGCTTGTAGGCCGGCCATTGCGTATTTATCCTTTCGCGGTAACATGCCGAATCTACAGGTGAGCCGCAAGTTGTCGTCTTCGATTTTCTTCACGACTACCAAATGATCTTCCACGCGGTTTCTGTGGTACGGCCGCGAAGGCAAATATGTGATGGGGCTGCGGCACCCCACTCAGGCGGGTGGATGGACAGGACAGGCGACATACTCATCGCGGAAGACGACCGCTCCCTGCGGCGATTGATCAGCTACACTCTCGAGCGGTTGGGGTACAGCGTCACCGGCGTGGACAACGGCGCTCTGGCCGCCGACGCGATGAAAGATCGCCCCTTCGACGTGGTGCTCACCGACGTGCGCATGCCGGAAATGGACGGCATCGAGTTGCTGCGCTTCATCAAGGAATTCGACCCGGCCATCGACGTGCTCGTGCTCACCGGTCATTCCTCGATCACCGACGCTGTCGAAGCCATCAAGCTCGGCGCGTACGACTACCTCGAGAAACCCGTGCACGCGGAAAAGCTCGCCGCCGTCATCGACCGCATATTCGAACGCAAATCGTTACGCCAAAAGGCCGACGCGCTCGAACGCCGGGAACGACGCGACTTCGAATATTTCGGCATGCTCGGCCGCAGCGCCGCGATGAACCGACTCTTTCAAAACATCGGCCGCATCGCTCGCTACAACAACCCGGTGCTGATCAGCGGTGAATCCGGAACGGGCAAGGAATTGGTGGCCGTGGCGCTGCATCACGCAGGCCCGCGCGCCGACCGTCCCTTCGTGGCTTTCAACGGCGCGGGCATCGTGGACAGCCTTTTCGAAAGCCAACTATTCGGCCACCAGCGCGGCGCTTTCACCGGCGCGGTGCGGGACCAAACCGGTCTCATGGAGCAAGCCGACGGCGGCACGTTATTCATCGATGAAGTGGGGGAAATTTCCTCGCCCAACCAAGCCAAGCTGTTACGCGCCTTGGAAACGATGGAGGTTCGGCCGGTCGGGGCCGGCCGCGCGAAGCGTGTCGACATCCGCATCGTGGCGGCGACGAACAAGGACCTAAAACGCGCCATGGAGGAGGGACGCTTCCGCGAAGACCTTTACTACCGTCTACGCGGTTTCACGCTGAACCTTGTGCCGCTCCGCGAGCGACCGGACGACATCGAACTGCTCGCCGATTTCTTCCTGCGGGAAGCGCGTCGCGAAAACAACCTCCAAGTGGAGGGCTTCGCGCCAAAGACCCGTGAATTTTTCGACCGATACCCGTGGCCGGGCAATGTCCGCGAATTGCGCCACGTTGTCGCGACCGCCGCCGCGTTGACCAACGACTCGCTGATCTCTATGAACGACCTGCCGTCGGATATGGTTTCGCGCACTGTCGAAAGCGGTGATGACAGGGCGCCGTCGCCCCTGGACGCGGCGCCGCTCGCCCACAACGCCCAGCCTCCGGCGCTCGAGGAAATGACCCGGCGACATGTGAGGCTCGTGATGGAATTCGCTCACGAAAACAAAAGCGAAGCGGCGCGCATTCTGGGCGTATCGCGCCACGTTCTGTACCGCATGCTGAAAAAGTATTCCCTCTGATCGATGAGGTTGAATCCATGCATACGCTCTTAGAAAAACAGCTCGCCCAATTGCGGATTGCCGCCCAAACACCCCCCGATGCGGAGCAATGGGCCGCGTTGCTCAACGAAATCAGTCGCGCCTACGAGGCGCTGTTGGGCGAAAACCCCCAGCCGCCCGCCGAAGGGTCCGCCGAGCACCTGCGGCACGAACTGAAAACCCCGCTCGCGTCGGTGCGCGGTTTCGCGGACGTCATTCTCAACGATACGGATCTCGACGACGCCACGCGTCGTGAATTCCTGCAGTTGATCGTCAAGGAAACCGACCGCGTGATTACCCTCGTCGATCGCCACATCCGCTAGTTTCCGCCCATCAAAAATTTCATGAAATTCGCGACACGGGTCGCATCGGGCCGCCCGCCGACTTATAATATTTGGCTCAACATGGAGAATGGTGATGCACCAACGATGTCTCATCACGTTGTTGCTCGTCGCGACATTGATTGTCGGCGCATGTTCCGACGCCCAAGACGGCAACCATCTAAATGGTACCACCTTTGGCGATGCGGTCGATGATCATGACAGCGACGATGGCAACAACGACAACAACCTTGACGGCGACACGACGATCGACGACCAGTATGCCCTCCCGGCCGCCACTTGCGCCGTGGAAGTGCAACCGGCTTCCGATCTCAACCCCCTGTATCGGGAATTGAAGATCTCGTGCCCGGGTGACGTGGCCGTCACAGGCTTCGTCACCGCGGGGGGCGAACCCGGCCGTGGCTGGTCCACACCTCGCCGCAGCGAAGCGGCGCGCGAACACCGCCTTCGTTTCTACGGCCTGCTCGGCAACAAGACGTTCCAATACGCTCTTTTCGACGCCGATAGCGGCGACGCAGTTGCGCGGGGCGAATTCACCGTGCCGCCACTGCCGCTATGGATGCCGTGGCTCAACGTCAGCCAATTTGACCCGCGTACGCGCCGAGGCTTGTGGTTCGCCGCCACGATCACTTCGCCCCGCGTCAGCGAACTGGGCGTTTATTTCTTGCGGGCGGTGGCCGTCTTCGACCGTCGCGGTCGCGTTCGCTTCTTCCACGAGGTCGAACACGCACTCGGCGAAGTTTACGAGCCCTTGCAAGGCGTCATTCCGTTCAGCAACGGCGAGATGGTCGTTTCCGACGTACACGATTTGCTGGCCATTCGGCCCGACGGCACCGAATACATCATGTTCGACCTTGAGGTGCTCGACGGCGCATTTCAGGAGGCGCATCACCAATCGTTCGTGGCCGACTGGGATGCCGAAGTCGCCGTCGTTCTGTTCGACGAACTCGGGCCCGGCCTGCTGTGCGATCTCGACACTCCCACTGAAAAAGCGCTTGGCGACGGAATTGCGGTCATCAACCGCAACGGCAACGAACTGTGGCGGTGGTCTGTGTTCGACCATCAGCAAGCGGTCGCGCCCTATCAGATGAATCAATGCATGTGTCGCTCTTCCCACTACGGGAAAGACGTCATCGACTGGACTCACGGCAATGCCGTCTGGCCGATCCCGGAGGAAGACGCGATTTTGCTATCGCTCCGCAACGCCATGCAAATCGTCAAGATCGACGTCAGCACCGGGAACGTGATGTGGCAAATGGGGCCGGGCCTCGACTTCACCTGGATTGGCGAAGACGAGGACGAAGACGTCTGGTTCCGGCTGCAACACGGTCCCATCCGCCTGCCCAACGGCAACCTGTTGTTGTTTGATAACGGCAACGGCCGCTACGGCATGGATTGCCGCCTCGGGTCCTGGAGCCGGGCGCTGGAGCTAGAGGTCGACGAAGACGCTATGACCGTCGAGCCCGTCTGGGAGCATCGGGTCCCCTTCTCGCAGGCGATGGGCAACGTCGAGCGCCTGCCGACCGGCGAAACATTCATCTACAACGGCTGGATGGGCGACGCTGTTGAAGTAACGCCGGATCACGACGAGATTTGGGCCGCGAAATTTCCGCGGATGGTGAAGGCCTTCACGTTGCGCTACATGAAGAGCAACTGGAGCTACGAACTCTAAGCGCCGCGACGGGCGCAACGGACTGGCGGCGGGTCATGATCAGCGCTTTGGCCCCCGTTGTAGGGTCGGCCTTGTACAGCGACAAGTCACTGCCCACCCCCTTGCCGACCCGCTCGAAATCCGCCTGCGACGACCATGGATGGAAGGGGTTGAGTACAAGGTACACTTCATGGCTCGATTCGTGTTCGGCGATGACACTGCGCAGGTAGTCAGCGTCGGTAGAATCCAGGAAACCCAACCAGATCGTGTGACCCACGTTTTCGCTTTGCTGAAAATATCGCAACACCGAATACGACGCCGCGTCGCACAACAACACCGAATTGCGGGGCACCTCGTCGAACACCCGCCGCGCGAACTCGTAGGCCGCGCGATCGCCGCGCCGGCTCGGATTGAACAGCATGCGATAGTACGCCTCGGCGTTTGCCCGCTTGGCCGGTAGTACGTTGGTGTCGGCCAAGATGCGCGGCGTCACGGCATAAGTGAGAATCGGCGTGGCCGCGAGGACGACCAACATCACCGGCACGGCCCAGCGCCGGAAGGGCTTTTCACGAGCCTGCAATCGGCGCAACCACGCGTCGGCCCCCTGCGCCACCCAAACGACGAACACCGCGTAGACCGGCAGGAAGAAAACCCATTGATCCTCGACGTTGTAATCCAGTCCAAACGCCATGTTTACCGCGGCCAAGGAAACAAACAACCACGTCTCGGGCGTGCGTCGCCGCCAGGCCGACACGAAGCCCGCCGCCCCGAAGATCAACGCCGCGCCGACGAAGTTGTAGACAAAAAACAACGCGAACAGCAGCGCGCTCTTGCCGAATTTGGTCGGCGAAACGTCCTGCATCACGGTGCGCCAATTGGGGATTCCGGAAAAAAAGTACGCGTTGAAAAACTCGCCCACCGTGTGGCCGCTCCAGAGGTAGTACGCCGCCCACGACGCGAGCGGCAGCAGGCCGACAAGAAATACCCCGAAGCTCCGCCGCCGCACTCCCGGGGTCAACTCGGCGCGCCGCAGCCACACGTACAAACCCAGCGGCGCCAGAGCGAGCCACATCAAACGATGATGCCCCATACCCAAACCGAGCAAAAACGCCGCGCCGTACAGTGACTGCGGGCGTTCGCGCGACCAGCGCACGACCGCCGCCAGCATACCGAACAACAACAGGGCGAACAGCGTGTACACTTCGGTGATGACGCTTACGTACCACACCGTGTGGGCCACCGTGTATGCCACGCAACCGGCCAGCGCCGCCGGTGCCGATATGCGCAAGCGCGTCAGCAGCTCGAACAACCAGTACACCGCCAGGCAACCGAACGCCGCCGTCAGGGCGTTGAGCCCCCAAGCAGCGTTGACCGGCGAAAGCGCCAGCGTCAACAAGCGCGCCATGAAGATATACAGTGGGTACTGCCGGGCGTCCGGCGACCACTGAAACGCCTCCAAGGCGCGTACCTGCAACTGAGCGCTGTCGAGCCAGAAAGTCGTGGGCGCCAGCGACCAGGAATACAACACCAACGCAAACGCGACCGCCGACCACTGCCACCGGCGCACCCGCTGTATCTGAAAAGGATCTTGCATGTACGCTTCGTCGTTCATGGTCCCACGCCTTCGCGCCGACGATAGAGTTTGAACGCGCCGGCTTCCCGTACCGGCTCGTAACGATCCATCCCTGCATTAGGCGGCGGCACGCCGCGCACGAGCAACCATTCGATATCGGTGTAGCGGCCGTCGTAATTCAGCTCTTCAAGAAAATCCACGTATGCGGGCAACAGCTTTGCGTCACCGCGACGTCTCACCGCGCCGAAGCGGTAATCAACCACGCGGCTCAACGCCAACCCGCGGCGCCATACGGTGAAGTAGCTGGGGAAGTGGTTGTATACCGGGCGTCCTCGATAACGCGCGTCGGTGATAAAGCCCGCCAGGCGCCCCGCATCGGCCGCCGGAAAAAACTCCGGACCGAAATCCGCATTTTCGCGGTCGAAGGCCACGTGATAGTGGGCCCATAACGCGGCGTGTGCCGCAGCCAGCACAACCAATACGGCAACCAGGCTGCGCGGCGCGCGAGAGGCAAAACAACGAGCCGCCGCCAGCAGCAGCGCCAGCAACAGAAACACCGAGAACCGCTGGAAGATCGCCCAGTGTCCCGGCATATACGCAGGCAGCAGAAAAAAGCAAAACGCCGCGAAACCCAGAAATGCCGTCAGGGGCGCACCGAGCGCCGCCACGAGTCGCCGCCGAACCCGAAACATCCCGACAGCCGCCGGCGCCACAATGCCCAGCGCGAACAGCGCCGCGACGATGTATCCCGCAGGCCGGGGGAAGAGCCGGTAATTGTCGAACACCAAGAACCCGAGCCGCTTTTCCGCCGTCCGCCAAAACGGACCGGTGTAGTAATCCGCCAGCGATTGCCCCATTGACGGACCGGGCGCCGTGGGTTGGCCCAGCCACCAAAACGCCAACAACAGCCCCGCGGGGACGACCGCCAACGCCGGGCCCAGCCAAGCGCGAGGCCGACGCGGGTCGCGCAGCAACGTGGCCAGCGCGAAATATCCCAGCGCGAACAGCAGGGCGATCACGTGTACGTAAAAGAGCCACACCAACAGCGCCGCGGCGACGGTTAAGCGGCTGGGGCGCAATCGCTCCTCCTCCGCCGTCACCACGAAAAACAACAACACGAGAGGTACCGCGAGCGTAAAGCCCACGAAACCCCAGGTGACGTTGAAGTTGTACAGCAGCAGGAATCCGCCGATCGCCAGCCAACGGTTGCCGCCGAGCCGCCGAATCGCCGCCAACACGCTCAGGGGCAGCAACAAGGCGTAGAGAATATAGTACCAACGGGCGGCGGCGCTCACGTCTGTGAAACAGGATAGACGGCAAAAATTCCAAAAGTAGCTGTTGGCCTTGCCGCGCAGGTCGACGACGACGGCCTCGGCCAGGGGCGATTGGTCCGCGTGCCGCACGGCGGTGGCGATGGCCAAATGGTTGGGCAGGTCGGTATAGGGAAGCAGGCGGCGTGATCCGATCAAACTCGCGTGGAATACGAGTAAGGTGATGAAAATCAGCCAAAACAGGCGTTTGTTCATGCTTCTCCGGAATGGGCCGTTGTTTGACCCTTTATAGCTTTTCACATAGGGTGAGCCAAGCGTTAGCAATCCCTTTTTACGGTGTGCCTTCATGACCAACACGGAACGTCGCCTCCTAGGCCGCGCCTTGTTCGCCACCAATCTCCTGCTGTTGGTCGCCGGCCTGGCCTCGCAAGTCGTCAAGTACGTGTTCCATCACGATTACGCCCACGGCCTCATCCCGCTCTTTGACCTCAACGCCGAGGCAAACCTGCCGACCTGGTACTCGTCGATGCTGCTGTTCGCCGCCGCGCTGGTCGCCGGTCGCTACGCGGCCCGTATCGGCACGCCGCGCCGCCGCCAATGGGCGATGCTCTCGGCAGTGTTGCTCGCTTTTTCCGTCGAGGAAATCGCCTCGTTGCACGAACAGGGCTCGGAAGCGATGCAAGCGGCGTTGGGATTGTCCGGCGTCTTTTTCTACGCCTGGGTCATCCCCGGGATGGCAGTGGTCGCCTTGCTGGCGGTCGTGTTTTTCACTTTCTTCCGCGACATGGAACCCAAACTGCGCCGCGGATTGATTTTGGGTTCGCTGGTGTTTTTCGGCGGCGCACTCGGCTTGGAAATGGTCGGCGGCGCGCTGGAATCGGCAGCCGGCACGCGCGAAACGCTCACCTATGCGATCTGGGCCGCGGCGGAGGAAAGCTGCGAAATGTTCGGGTCGACGATTTGGCTGCTGACATTGCTCGGTGGAGAAAAGAACAACGATGTCGACTGATTGTGCCGATCGATCCTTGGGCGCCTGGGCCGCGTTTGCCTTGATCACCCTGTACACCGCGCTGATGATCGGCGCGGCGCTCGCCTTACCGGCGGAGAAGGTCCGCTACTTTTTCACCGACATCAACGGCCCCGCGCACCTGTCGCATTGGGTATTCTACGGCATCAACACGACCCTCGCCGTGTTCCTTGAATGGACGACCGCGCTGCTGTTTGCCGTTCGCCTGTTCATGCTCGGCGACGATGACGACACGCGCCGCGCCACGCGTTTCTTTCTCGGCCAAATCGTGCTCTTCGCCTTTCTCGGCGCCGACGACCGCTTCCTGATCCACGAACGGCTCGAGGAGCTGTACGGCATCGACGACTTCCTCACCCTCGGAGCCTTGGGGGCCGTCGAACTGCTGCTGCTGGCCACGTGGGGACGCGAGCAATGGCGACCGCGCCCGGCCCGCAACAGCCTGGTGGCCGCGGGCGGTTTCTTCGCGGTGATGCTGCTGGTCGACAAATTCGGCCCCGACGCCTCGTCGCTACGCTTGGCGATCGAAGACCTGTGCAAGCTTTGGTCGGCCTTCTTCCTGGCCCGCTTCGCTTGGCTGGTTTGCCGCTCGACGCTTTCACACCGTCGTTCGAACGCGCAAACTTGACGCTCTCGCCCGCATCGCCGAAGATGGCGCAACAATATTGGGGGAACCTCCTTGCGTGCCGCTATCCTGGAAGAAATCGGGCGCATCTCGGTGCTCGACAAGCCGAATCCGCAACCTTCGCCGGGCGGCGTCGTCGTTGAAGTGCGCGCCGCGTTAACGTGCGGCACCGACGTGAAGGCTTTCCAGCGCGGTCATCCGAAAATTCCGCTGCCTTCCCCCATGGGCCACGAATACAGCGGCGTGATCGCGGCATGCGGCGACCAGGTGCGCAACTTCCAGGTCGGTGACGCCGTCATGGGCGTACACTCCGCACCCTGCGGCCGGTGTTTCTATTGCGGCAAGGGATTGTTCAATCTGTGCGAAACCATCATGGACACAAAGGTGATGGGCGCGTTCGCCGAGCGCCTGGCGCTGCCTGAGGCGATCGTACGTCAAAACCTCTTCCCGATGCCCGCGGG is a genomic window containing:
- a CDS encoding HAD-IA family hydrolase encodes the protein MAGLQALICDLDMTLIDSRRDIAAALVRAMQVELGVAATERDAAALIGRPLISMMRQLAPGSDEAALARAVATYKDIFFRHCADYTVVFPGVRETLTRLRRGGVRTAVATTKMTFMARRVCQVLDLAEWFDHIQGTDNFPAKPDPTVIRRACLALEVPPEAALIVGDTTMDVRAASAAGGVAVAVSYGIDTVADLKAVGATRIIDDFVEVADFFRVT
- a CDS encoding sigma-54 dependent transcriptional regulator — its product is MDRTGDILIAEDDRSLRRLISYTLERLGYSVTGVDNGALAADAMKDRPFDVVLTDVRMPEMDGIELLRFIKEFDPAIDVLVLTGHSSITDAVEAIKLGAYDYLEKPVHAEKLAAVIDRIFERKSLRQKADALERRERRDFEYFGMLGRSAAMNRLFQNIGRIARYNNPVLISGESGTGKELVAVALHHAGPRADRPFVAFNGAGIVDSLFESQLFGHQRGAFTGAVRDQTGLMEQADGGTLFIDEVGEISSPNQAKLLRALETMEVRPVGAGRAKRVDIRIVAATNKDLKRAMEEGRFREDLYYRLRGFTLNLVPLRERPDDIELLADFFLREARRENNLQVEGFAPKTREFFDRYPWPGNVRELRHVVATAAALTNDSLISMNDLPSDMVSRTVESGDDRAPSPLDAAPLAHNAQPPALEEMTRRHVRLVMEFAHENKSEAARILGVSRHVLYRMLKKYSL
- a CDS encoding histidine kinase dimerization/phospho-acceptor domain-containing protein, with the protein product MHTLLEKQLAQLRIAAQTPPDAEQWAALLNEISRAYEALLGENPQPPAEGSAEHLRHELKTPLASVRGFADVILNDTDLDDATRREFLQLIVKETDRVITLVDRHIR
- a CDS encoding aryl-sulfate sulfotransferase, producing the protein MHQRCLITLLLVATLIVGACSDAQDGNHLNGTTFGDAVDDHDSDDGNNDNNLDGDTTIDDQYALPAATCAVEVQPASDLNPLYRELKISCPGDVAVTGFVTAGGEPGRGWSTPRRSEAAREHRLRFYGLLGNKTFQYALFDADSGDAVARGEFTVPPLPLWMPWLNVSQFDPRTRRGLWFAATITSPRVSELGVYFLRAVAVFDRRGRVRFFHEVEHALGEVYEPLQGVIPFSNGEMVVSDVHDLLAIRPDGTEYIMFDLEVLDGAFQEAHHQSFVADWDAEVAVVLFDELGPGLLCDLDTPTEKALGDGIAVINRNGNELWRWSVFDHQQAVAPYQMNQCMCRSSHYGKDVIDWTHGNAVWPIPEEDAILLSLRNAMQIVKIDVSTGNVMWQMGPGLDFTWIGEDEDEDVWFRLQHGPIRLPNGNLLLFDNGNGRYGMDCRLGSWSRALELEVDEDAMTVEPVWEHRVPFSQAMGNVERLPTGETFIYNGWMGDAVEVTPDHDEIWAAKFPRMVKAFTLRYMKSNWSYEL
- a CDS encoding DUF2723 domain-containing protein, with the protein product MNDEAYMQDPFQIQRVRRWQWSAVAFALVLYSWSLAPTTFWLDSAQLQVRALEAFQWSPDARQYPLYIFMARLLTLALSPVNAAWGLNALTAAFGCLAVYWLFELLTRLRISAPAALAGCVAYTVAHTVWYVSVITEVYTLFALLLFGMLAAVVRWSRERPQSLYGAAFLLGLGMGHHRLMWLALAPLGLYVWLRRAELTPGVRRRSFGVFLVGLLPLASWAAYYLWSGHTVGEFFNAYFFSGIPNWRTVMQDVSPTKFGKSALLFALFFVYNFVGAALIFGAAGFVSAWRRRTPETWLFVSLAAVNMAFGLDYNVEDQWVFFLPVYAVFVVWVAQGADAWLRRLQAREKPFRRWAVPVMLVVLAATPILTYAVTPRILADTNVLPAKRANAEAYYRMLFNPSRRGDRAAYEFARRVFDEVPRNSVLLCDAASYSVLRYFQQSENVGHTIWLGFLDSTDADYLRSVIAEHESSHEVYLVLNPFHPWSSQADFERVGKGVGSDLSLYKADPTTGAKALIMTRRQSVAPVAALRVRSSSCSSCSAT